The genomic stretch gattgctagtgcccccagtgattttactaaaatggtaaacatggggatgaggttagaagaaggtgtccgtgagggacgtttgtctaaggaaaAAGTATCATCAAGCGAGAAGTATGGGAGCAGTTTcgccagaaagaaggaaggtgaaactaatgcagtatctatggggaggaagaggaggcctcatgtcagaagaaatcTGCAACcacatcaacatcatcatcaagtttcatccgttattctagtattttcaaacaatcaatcagcaccagttcagcaacaacgtcaacaacaaccgcaacaaagaacaaacaactacaataacaccaacaataatcaacaacaacagaatttcgagaggaagaaggtctcttttgaccctattcccATGTCATACGCCAAAATCgacccgtctttggttctcaagaacctgctccaaccaagaaatcctcctcaaattccagaaccacttccgtGGTGGTGTAAGCCTGAACTCtgttgtgcctttcatcaaggagcacccgtccatgatattgagaacttctaccctttgaagtatgaggtccaaaagctagtaaagagtgggatggtgtcctttgaggactgtGCGCCGAATGTGAAATCCAATCCTTTTCTCGCTCATGGTTATTCCTctattaatatggtagatggttattcgggaagtttccgagtgtttgatgtgcgacgtattcgtcggtccttggtagaaatgcataagaccctgtgtaccatcagtgattgtgagcacgaccatgcCGGTTGTGTGATTTGCAGTGTAAACCCCTGTGGGTGTTCaatcgtcaagagagatatccagaagtggatggatgagaatgtaatccagattcagCAGTCGAGGGATACAGATGATGTCAATGTCATTGTTCTAGTGTTTAAGACCCTATAGCGAgtagtgattcagtttgatagcagTAGCAGTAACAACActaatagatcggtatcgccattagtaatacggttagcgggcctcgttccgtatgcatccgatagagtggttccttaccagtataatgccactatgttgaagaatggtcaagaggttccgtttCCTACGGCCGATTCCATTGTGAACATTGTcgatatagcaaaggtgaccTGTAGCAGTCGTGTGTTTAGACCTGTCTTTCCAAAAGAGGTGATAGAAGATGTGtatgttggtaagaaggttgatgtacccGTAGAGAATCAGGTTAGTGCTCCAAAGTCtcagtctagtgaatccagcaatttgaagcctaatgatgataatgaggtactgagattgatcaagaaaaatgaattcaatgtagtggagcagctactccaaacTCCTTCTAAcatttcagtgttgtctctgcttatgaattctgaagcgcacagagaagcattacaaagagtgttggagcaatCCTTTGTGGAGCATGATGTgactgtggatcaatttgaccatattgtggctaacatcacttcctacaacaatctgagtttttgtgatgaagagcttcctgaggaaggcatAAATCACAATCTGGCATTACATATATCAATGAGTTGCAAGGAAGGTGCGATGTCAAATTTGTTGGTTAATACCGGTTCTTcgttgaatgtactccccaaatcaactATGTCGAGATTATCGTATCAAGGCGCCCCTATGAGGTACAATAGCGTGATCttcaaagcatttgatggttctcgcaagactgttattggtgaagtggactttctagtgaagataggtccgagtgatttccagattactttccaagtaatggacatccacccgacttatagctgtttgttgggaaggccgTGGATACATGAGGTTGGAGCTGTGACATCCACTCTGCACCAAAAgttaaaatttgtgaagaatggcaagcttgtcattgttggtggagagaaagcactGTTAGTAAGTCACATGTCGTCTTTTTCATATGTGGAAGTTGAGGAagaggttggaactctgttccaagatctatctattgctgaagtgGAGAAAACTAGGGCagccatgtcctctttcaaagatgctcagaaTTTTTTTGAAGATGGCAGTTCAGATCAGTGGGGccgtatggtagaggtcgccgagaacaagagTAGAGCTTgtttgggattccaacaaggGCCGTATTATGTCaaagctgaagatgtgcaacctagTTTCCGTAGCATATGATTCATCCAcggtaatgaacaacactcaactattgtgatcgagggtgatgaagatgaacaTTGCGCCgattttgtgacgcatggaaaggcttgcaacaattggatcgctATTGATGTCcctgttattgtccatcgctctaagtaatttatttttatcatttttataaaaatccttctcctatgcctaagggagaagtgaacattattgggcataattcaaattaatcatcaataaaatgcaattctattcatccacatctatgatgtttttatttttactttttacttttccgaaaatggtaatcacataaaacataaataaataaataataattgtccatctgcatagTATTTGGTaacaattcacttctctaaaatcaaaatatcaaatcattatgcatgttggtttctaaacccattgaatacaatgatcctactccttctccaaactttgaattccctatgtttgaggttgaggaagaaagtgatgaagaagtgtctgatgaattatctcgtctacttgagtacgaggaaaaagccattcagtcaTTCGAAGAACatattgagttagtcaacttgggttccgaagatgatatgaaggaagtcaagattgggtctcaactgtgtccataggttaagaaggggttgattgatcttctctgagagtattcagatgtgtttactttgtcttatcaagacatgcctggtttggattctgagattggggagcatagattgccgttgaagccagaatgcccgccagtcaagcagaagttgagaagaactcatcctgatatgacagtgaagatcaaagaagaagtgcataagcaaattgattccggtttccttgttactgctgagtatccatagtgggtagccaacattgtgcatgttccgaagaaagatgggaaagttcgtatgtgtgtcgattatagagatttgaataaagctagtctgaaagatgatttccctctgccacacattgacatgttggtagacaatatagctaaattcaaagtcttttcgtttatggatggattttccggatataattagatcaagatggcacccgaagatatagaaaaaaccatattcattacaccctcgggaacattctgttatagagtgatgcctttcggtttaaagaatgttggtgcaacataccagagagctatgaccactctttttcatgatatgatgcataaagatatcgaagtctatgttgatgctatggttgctaaatccagtgataaagaagagcatattgagcatttgttgaagctattccagtgtttgaggaagtacaaactccgcttgaatcccaataaatgtacatttggtgttcgttctggcaagttattgggatttattgtcagtgagaagggtattgaagttgatcctgccaaggtcaaagcaatacgagagatgccttagccaaaaactgagaagcaagttagcagttttctcggccgcttgaattatatctcgagatttaTTTCGCACATAACtaccacatgtgcacctatattcaagtttctttagaaagatcagtcttgtgattggaccgaggattgccagaaagcttttgacagtatcaaagaatatctactTTAGCCTttgattctgtctccacctgttgaaggaagactgttgatcatgtattttactgtgcttgaagacagtatgggttgtgttctaggtcagcaagataAAACTGGAAAGAAGGTTAgtattggctgataatggaatctgactattgcaagtttgtgaagaaatgccacaattgtcaaatatatgcagataagattcatgttcctctgacactattgaatgtaatttcatccccatgtggggaattgatatgattggcatgattgagcctaaagctttaaatagacatcgtttcattctggtggctattgactacttcacaaagtggattaaagcggcatcgtatgcgaacgtaaccaagcaagttattgtgaggtttatcaaaaatcagattatatgttggtatgatgtgccaagtaagatcattactgataatggatcaaacttgaataacaatatggtggaagccctttgcaaagacttcaagattgcacatcataattcttctccctacaaacctaagatgaatggggctgttgaagctacgaacaagaacatcaagaagatcatctaGAAAATGACTGTAatgtacaaggattggcatgagatgctcccattctctttgcatgggtatcgtacatccatccacacttcaacatgggaaactcctttctcacttgtttatggcatggaagttatgctcctagtaaaggttgagatcccatctttgcgtgtcttgatggaagccaagttgacaaaagctgaatggtgtcagaccaggtatgaccagctgaatttgatcgaagagaagagattgactgccatgtgtcatggtcagttatatcagtaaagaatgaagaaatattttgataaaaaggtcagacctcgtgtgtttagggacggtgaccttatgctcaagaagattttatctttcaaactagattctagggacaaatggactcctaattatgaaggcccatatgttgttaagagagccatttcaggtggtgctttgatacttacaactatggatggtgaaaagttcacGTGTCCTGTGAACGccaatgcagtcaagaaatacttcgcctaaaaagaaaagaacaactcgctatgttgaaaacccgaaagggcttcttaggcaaaaatgagcgtctcggtggattgaaaactcgaaagggcgatccaggcaaaatttagagacataaaacaaaagaaattatcctgataaattgagtaccccatcttggggcaatttatgcaaaaattagggattatgtcaagtaactgcatcctgttgatcttcagtcttgaagtCATTCTTGAGCACAACGTTTGATTCTGATTCATattcaaccaaagccaagagcacaatggatattgaagtcggtagaaggattagtgatcattgtattcaatgtagccattttccatgaaaattaccattttcaacttttgtaaagatctatggagtcttgtcatttacagactaccattcaattaaataaagttgagctttttatccaattgtttctactcttatttattcagcaaaatagaattaaattttatggtgatcattttgaaattgaatttttaaaatcaaaatcttgtttttattaaataataaaaacaattacttttaagagcaatcgatttcatttaaggaatatcaacaacgaTCTGAAAACAGGTGAGCCCTAAAATGCAAAGCATAGTTGGTTTTCCCCCAAGCAGTTGGTGTGATCTTTGTTTCTTCCCCAACATCATTTCAACATCTCTAGCTGAGTTTTGTTGGTTCCCCCAGCTGAGTTTATAATTGCCTCCTTTTATTTATAAGTGCATTTTCTCAATGGTTTGCATGGATCCAACACAAGATTTTGATTCCCCTCCGGTCTCCAGTAGATTCCAGTTAGCACCGATTCTTGAGCAATATGTCTGATCCTTTGCAAgattgtctcccatttgatatggtgttgacttaaaattccccgcagagttgatggTGTGGATCCTCGGAAGATCTTTCCcttttccccagccagggttgagcctttaTGATGGATAGTTTGCGTTCATCCTTTACCTCTCTTTCTCCAGTTGGTCCCCTCCTGTTGAGATTGGCTGAGTTGTTGTATTGATGATTTAGATCGGCGacgtttgtatcctttgtgatcgttttgtcagcataatcatcatatatacatatacgTTTACATATACATATACGTCCATTATTACATTATTGCATTTTTTGATTCGttatttctctgatcctctgctatggtggtatccttCCCCCCGTGCATTTTCGATGTGTCTGTCgtctttcaattgtagagtgtcagccccttaagtagaaagaattcaacctttctcattccccactgagttatttcctcgtggatgattattatttcagtttcctccccagttcattatctggatggaaccactccccctgagttatatcctcattgggttgagtctttgattgatcttttctttctagatctttcctagatagatgcttttgggTCTCTTGAGAGTTTgttacccaataactggtaatattcttctcaatttgtgagtattttacttttgcccaatacccggtaaagGTAATCTATTtcctttttctccccagcggattcattttcatgtttccctgggaagtctatccttgatatgttcatcctaaccgatgacagatattttcttcccctgatttgagtctatcctcgatatgttcatcttaaccaatgaaGGATATTATTGTtttggtgttctacccagtaaaaggtagttgtaatccatATTTTCCCAaagggttaatccttgatatgttcatcctgaccgatgacgggtttcctccaTTTTTTGGTCGTCTGCCCGatagctggtagttgtaaatcctatttccccttttgcggagtctatccttgatatgttcatcctaaccggtgacggatattctctcctttggtattctatccagtagTTGATAAATATGATTTTCTCCCCTCAAagtctatccttgacatgttcactttaaccggtgatggatattatcttcggtattctatccagtatccgatagatataattcctactttttccggtagtctatccttgatatgttcatcttaatcgatgacggatattcttccctttgagtctatccttgatatgttcactttaatcattggcggatattctctttctttggtcttctgcccagtacccggtagttgtaaacccaATTTGTCTTTTCCCCggcaggttattcttacccagtaactggtaatgaataccccTCCGGGTTGCCCTCgacgagtcatccttgatatgtttaccctaaccggtaacaaatgtcctctctgacagattttgttatctccttacccaataaacggtagtagataatatacttctgatactcctgtgttgaagttcatttcttccctagttgagtttgagtgcgtatttcctcagtgaaatcgtTGTCCCCTATTTGGATAGAGTATTTTCAGTTTTGTCCTGATTTACACGTTACCCCGACAGATTTTTCCTTTATCCCCGACtaagtctttccattgatttattttcatggaatctcccgtgtcccccagcagtttttaagtcgtagcctggcctacagACAACTTTTTATTCtctagagtctctgtctccccaatgagttttccttatggaatgcattatgctcctatggactttcggtctctctagattcttttcctttgtggcattatcttccccacaaagattatttttagcagtcatatcatatgcatcataaggtctcttagggaccaaaatttatttctatatgttgttatttaagtccattctactaagtcgatacgaagattttaaccttcatctccttagatagaacgtccttaaataggggcacctgtaagaccccaatttggaccttaagatccctcatgctatctcatcatatgcattagcattgggatcacaccttggcattattcttatccctcattcattgggtttgctttgggagaggtcaccaagcactttagattgtatcatactttgtttttctttatttactaaccaaaatactaaaaatatctcaatgtatagtttgttgcttttgtaggtagtgtgtatgctcacatatgctctatcaagctaatacctagggtttaagaccctcaatgcaaggatatcAATCAATAATTGGTTTAAATTGGgtctaagtatcatatatggatccccgtgatcttcacatatcattttgatcaagaattcatcaagagtttgaagcttgtttgccttggaagcctaattcatctgggtatcttgtgtaacttcttcaacatgttttttcaaaaattgatcaaatatatcaaggtatacttcaaaTTACATTATCTcacacatatatgatcctccatgagtcccgaaagtcaagataatatcaCGCTAGCGAGTTGGTTCATgatggttgaccagagaaagtcaactcATCAAAAATGGGGTTCCCTGGAgcctatctcctacaatttttgtcatattaaaatgattccaagagaaatgttactctaaatgacattccaaataactttcataTTGAGGTCAAGAGTTAGTTTTTCATGGAAAGTCATTctttatggtgaaagattataggtcattttgtctaaaccctggtttggaggtcaacttcccaaggccataacttgctcaatttttatgatatgaaatccattcaaatttaaTGATCCAtttcaatatgtctacttcaactttcATGCTTATAGGACgttaaaattcaacttgcaaatgcatgtgccaataggaaacattatagatcatttttggccaataccattgaacaagtgattttccttaacttctaaaatgcataactcgttcatgtcaaatccaaatgaggtcaaatttgtgaccaaatttaatatgtttgaaagagctacaactttaatgaaggaacgtttctcatttgaagtccatagaaaaagttatttaaagtggaagaaatgaacatttgacttgggacaTAGAAATATTTTAAacatgtttgatttcccaaacttccacctcaaacttcatcatgatccaaaattcaaataaaaatgtgatcaacatgaaagttgttccccttgacctcacctttccaaaaaatccaagatcatctcatttggattaaaattgagggacttgcgcatgggtgtaagttaaggTATCATTTGGATAATTTCATATACATTAGCACGAGCTTCTAACATGAATTCAGCATGAAGTACATTGGATTATGGATAAGaatacatcatttcatgggcctaaTGCACGCCtatgcatccatgcaagggagaatttgaaaatttgTCAAATTTGGAAGTGTGAAAATATCATTCACATTGGATATAAATAGGACCCTTGATGATCAGAATTgggatccctcttgcccaagcgACCCTCTCTTCCCCCAAACCCCATTGAAAGGATTTTGAAGACATGGCTTCTcaagtattttgatgaagacaacgATGCACGTATAGGGTAAATCATCAAAGAATGGATCAAGACTTCAATAGAGCAAATTCACACAAAGTTTCAATCATACATAGCTCAAAGTCGCTCGAGAAATTGATCACAAAGGTATTAGAATTTAATCTTAGTTAATGTTTATATATAAAGTGTTCAATTGATTATTGCATGCATAAAATGATATGGACACTTAGAATTTATTTCAAAATGGTTACAACTTTTAAAAGTTCCCAATTTTTCCTTTTTTCAATAGTGGTATCCGGttaacacttttggggtaaccggttaacccgaaacaaaattcaatttctgggcagattttgttagcatgtaaccggttaacactttcatggtaaccggttacacagtttaaaattttaatttttcttaacgttacaattaatgtaaccggttaacacaattTGGGTAACCGGGTACTACTGGGAATTTTCGTAGAAAAATTGCAACTTTTCATATTTTTAATTCATGCTTCTTCTCTATGAACCATGGTATCCATTGGTTGTTTGCACCTGTTTAAAGAGGTTCATAGAAGGATATTTAAACTAAAATTTTTCAGATTGCAAATCACCTCcttaaaaattatttttcacaATCTTTCTTTGTTTACTATTTTCAAAGATAAGTGTCCAAAATTCATATGCATCATTTGAACACTTCTATAAACATTGTAAGATTGATTATTCcaaaaggagaagatcaatcctTTGATTGATGTGCAGATATTTCCAGATTATTCAAACTTCCATTTAAATTATACACTTGTTGTTCTTCACATCTTAACTTTTCCAGCATTAGTGGAATTAAGATAGTGAGTGTTTTATCCTTACTTGTTTGATAGTAAGAGGTGCATAGGAAAGGATTGTTCTCTTATCACTAAGAAGGTTTCCTTGTTGTTTAGAAACAAGAGAGTCACTTTGAGAGGATTGTTATCATAAGTGGACTTTGTTGGAAATCCAAGAGTTTGTTCTTGGTGGTCTTTGTTGGTCATTGTACAAGTCCAAACAAATAGTGGAAATCTCTTTCTTGTTGGAAAGGGGACTagatgtaccttcggattgtgaagggaaccaggATAAATCTCCGTGTCATTATTTTTCTGCACTTTACCACTTTCCTAAACACCATTATAAACCAGAAAAATAATCCTTACAACAAGAAAATTTCAAGGTttctaattcacccccccccctcttagACTGATTTCAgacttacaattggcatcagagcaggttataggtaacctgttCCTAGACGATCCAAAATGGCTTCCGCAAATGAGAATCTAGTCTTCAAAGATGGTGGTAGCAATAACAAGCCTCCACTATTCTGTGGTGAATACTTTGACTTCTGGAAAACTCAGATGAAGGCTcatttagaagcacaaggagaAGAAATATGGGATGTTATCCAAAATGGTCATTTTGTTCCTACAACGGTTGTTAACGGCGTTGGTTCATCAAAGCCTAAAACTTCATGGGATGATGATGATAAGAAGAAGGTCCTCTATGATAAAAAGGCAATAAATCTTCTTCAAAGTTCACTCAGCATGGATGAATTCTTTCGCATTTCGGCATGCACAACGGCAAAACAAATATGGGATACCTTGTTAGAAACTCATGAAGGAATTGCCGAAGTTAAAAGGTCAAGATTAAATACCTTGAGTCAAGAATACGAGTTGTTCAGAATGCAGCCCGGAGAATCCATCCTTGACTTGCAGAAAAGATTTGTGCACTTGACAAATCATCTAAAAGCTCTAGGTAAGACTTTAAGTAATGATGAATTGAATCTTAAAGTGCTTAGATCTTTAACCATGGAATGGCAACCAAAAGTGACGGCAATATCAGAAAAGAAAAGTCTATCCACAATGACTTCCGCTACATTgtttggaaaacttcaagaataTGAGACGGAACTTGGAAGACTTGAAAAACATGAGAATGAAGATAAGAAGTCCAAAAGCATCGCTCTGAAAGTTGACTCCAAAGATGTTGAGAAAGAAGACAATTCGGAGGAGGATGAAAACTTCTTGTTACTTGTTAAAAGGCTAGGCAAATTTTTCGGTAAGAATGACAAACCATCCTTCTATGCGAAATGAAAGAAACACTTCAAGAAAAGAGAAGCTTTCACTTCAATGCAAGAggtaacatgttatgaatgtggTAAGTAAGGCCACATAAAACCAGATTGTCCTCAACTACCTAAGAAAAGTGGATTCAAAAGCAAGAAGGAGAACAAGTACAAAAAGGCTTATGTCGCATGGGAAGATAACGAAATAAGCTCGTCATCCGACTCATATAGTGATGAAAGTGCAAACCTAGCATTAATGGCCTCACACCATTCCGATGATGAAGTAAATGAGGTTAGTAATGACTTTTCGCTTTTTTATAATGATGTGCAAGGTGCCATAGATGAATTATTAAATGAATGCAAAATTTtgtataaaactatatcatctcaaaagaaacaaatctCAGTTTTGGAAGAGAAAATTGAAAAAGGTtttgaagttgaaaaagaaaagatgattagtgatcaaAAACAAAATTTTGTATGCAATAAATGTGAGTCACTTTCTTTTCAAATTGTCCAACTAAAAAGAGTTCTTGAAAGATACGAAAAAGGACAAATTGGATTGAAGGGTGTACTTAGCCAACAAAGatattcaaatgataaaagtgggCTTGGTTACTCAAAGTTTTCAAAACCAAGCTCAAACAAGACAATCTTTGTTAAGGCAAGTGACCAACCAATCCAAGAGAAAGTGAACAAACCTAAAATAGTTCATCAttatcctaaaaagaaaaacCTTGTTAAGAAGAAGTCTTATCCTTCTAGGTATAGAAGTAATTTTGAACCAACATGCTTTTATTGTGGTATTAAAagccatacacctaatgcttgctataTTAGAAACTTTAGTGTTGCTAATGGGCATTACGTATGGGTAAAGAAAGacactaattatgaaggacccaaaataacttgggtacctaacaaaacttaatcTGTTTTGTAGGCTTGCTTGGAATCCACATCAAACTTATGGTATCTCGATAGTGGGTGTTCCAAGCATATGACGGGAGACATcaacaaattttcaaatctaaaGCTTAAAGCCAAGGGTTTTGTTACatatggagataacaacaaaggaaagATTCTTGGAAAAGGCATTGTTGGTgcaccacctttcacatccattgaagatgttctttatgtcgaaggactaaaTCACAATCTTTTTAGTATTAGCCAACTATGTGACAAGGGCTTCAAGATCAAGTTCACTAAAGATGAGTGCTTGATAGAAGACGAAGTCACACATGAGGTTAAACTAAAAGGTAAATGCCTTAAcaatatttttatgatttccCTTAATGACTTGTCTTTGAAGGTAAAGTGTCTCATGGCAAACAACAACGATTCATGGCTTTGGCACAAAAGATTCGcacatattcatatggaacatttgaATAAGTTGATCAAGCATGACCTCGTCATTGGTTTGCCCAAGATGAAGTTTATCAAAGATAGACTTTGTGATGCGTGCCAAAAGGGGAAACAACATAAATCAACTTTCAAATCCAAAAATGTAGTAACCACTTCAAGGCCATTAcaactgctgcacatggacttattcggtccatcaagaacaaggagcttcagAGGTAATATTTATGCCTTAGTCATTGTTGATGGTTTCTCTAGATACACTTGGACTctctttttagtgcagaaaaaTGACTCATTCAAAGCATTTAAGAAGTATGCAAAGAAAATCCAAAGTGAGAAGTCACTAACCATTTCCTCCATAAGAAGCGactgtcgcatcgcgcgaaaaaccggcgggaaaagaaagaacaacagagccgccaccgtgcgttatttatcccaaaagagggaaaggaaacgctcagagtaaacctgggaaaagacatggtctcgcgaccaaagagaatgggttcgggagtcggttatgcgaagggaaggtgttagcacccctacgcatccgttgtactctacgggatccacgcacactagaaaggaaaattggttgctaaac from Lathyrus oleraceus cultivar Zhongwan6 chromosome 7, CAAS_Psat_ZW6_1.0, whole genome shotgun sequence encodes the following:
- the LOC127103484 gene encoding uncharacterized protein LOC127103484 produces the protein MASANENLVFKDGGSNNKPPLFCGEYFDFWKTQMKAHLEAQGEEIWDVIQNGHFVPTTVVNGVGSSKPKTSWDDDDKKKVLYDKKAINLLQSSLSMDEFFRISACTTAKQIWDTLLETHEGIAEVKRSRLNTLSQEYELFRMQPGESILDLQKRFVHLTNHLKALGKTLSNDELNLKVLRSLTMEWQPKVTAISEKKSLSTMTSATLFGKLQEYETELGRLEKHENEDKKSKSIALKVDSKDVEKEDNSEEDENFLLLVKRLGKFFDCPQLPKKSGFKSKKENKYKKAYVAWEDNEISSSSDSYSDESANLALMASHHSDDEVNEVSNDFSLFYNDVQGAIDELLNECKILYKTISSQKKQISVLEEKIEKGFEVEKEKMISDQKQNFVCNKCESLSFQIVQLKRVLERYEKGQIGLKGVLSQQRYSNDKSGLGYSKFSKPSSNKTIFVKASDQPIQEKVNKPKIVHHYPKKKNLVKKKSYPSRYRSNFEPTCFYCGIKSHTPNACYIRNFSVANGHYVWACLESTSNLWYLDSGCSKHMTGDINKFSNLKLKAKGFVTYGDNNKGKILGKGIVGAPPFTSIEDVLYVEGLNHNLFSISQLCDKGFKIKFTKDECLIEDEVTHEVKLKGKVSHGKQQRFMALAQKIRTYSYGTFE